The following proteins are co-located in the Wenzhouxiangella marina genome:
- a CDS encoding DUF4126 domain-containing protein codes for MIDALSDIGTLSALLAGISLSAAAGLRVFIPILALGLAARSGVLELGAQFQWMASDPVLLVVGVAALFETGAYYIPWVDNLLDLLATPAALGGGTVIVSSLLPEMEPAAQWTTAALLGGGSAGIVQAATVAARGVSTATSGGLGNFLIASVEAIGSVIAVILALLIPIAFGLLVIVGLIALLVWVLRRLLRRSAREPSAAPPG; via the coding sequence ATGATCGACGCCCTGTCCGACATCGGCACCCTGTCCGCCCTGCTCGCCGGCATCAGCCTGAGCGCGGCGGCGGGCCTGCGCGTCTTCATTCCGATCCTGGCCCTCGGCCTGGCCGCGCGCAGCGGCGTCCTCGAGCTCGGCGCGCAGTTCCAGTGGATGGCCTCGGACCCGGTCCTGCTGGTGGTCGGGGTGGCGGCTCTTTTCGAGACCGGCGCCTACTACATCCCCTGGGTCGACAACCTCCTCGATCTGCTGGCCACGCCGGCCGCCCTCGGCGGCGGCACGGTGATCGTGTCCTCCCTGCTGCCGGAGATGGAGCCGGCCGCGCAATGGACCACGGCCGCCCTGCTTGGCGGGGGCTCGGCGGGCATCGTGCAGGCCGCGACGGTCGCCGCCCGCGGTGTGTCCACGGCCACCAGCGGCGGCCTCGGCAACTTCCTCATCGCCAGCGTCGAGGCCATCGGCAGCGTGATCGCCGTGATACTCGCCCTGCTGATTCCCATCGCCTTCGGCCTGCTGGTCATCGTTGGCCTGATCGCCCTGCTCGTCTGGGTGCTCAGGCGGCTCCTGCGGCGCTCAGCCCGCGAGCCTTCGGCCGCGCCCCCGGGCTGA
- a CDS encoding cytochrome b/b6 domain-containing protein — protein sequence MNKARDSIEANGEQRVWDPIVRIGHWLLVVGFFTNYVMEDEWLSLHVWIGYSLIAIVLFRIVWGLVGTRHARFSDFLRSPAVVLAYLRDLARGAARRYVGHNPAGGVMIVLLLACMLGLTFSGLILYALEEQAGPLAAWVAEAEHATATTLWAADEHFWEEAHEVMVNVMLGLVVLHVLGVFVSSRLHGENLVRAMITGRKPAP from the coding sequence ATGAACAAGGCAAGGGACTCCATCGAGGCCAACGGCGAACAGCGTGTCTGGGATCCGATCGTCCGGATCGGTCACTGGCTGCTGGTGGTCGGCTTCTTCACCAACTACGTGATGGAAGACGAATGGCTCTCGCTGCACGTGTGGATCGGCTACAGCCTGATCGCGATCGTGCTGTTCCGGATCGTCTGGGGCCTTGTCGGCACCCGCCACGCGCGCTTCAGTGATTTCCTGCGCTCGCCGGCGGTGGTGCTGGCCTATCTGCGCGATCTGGCTCGCGGTGCGGCCAGGCGTTATGTCGGTCACAACCCGGCCGGTGGCGTCATGATCGTGCTGTTGCTCGCCTGCATGCTGGGTCTGACCTTCTCGGGCCTCATACTCTACGCGCTGGAAGAACAGGCCGGCCCCCTGGCGGCCTGGGTCGCGGAGGCGGAGCACGCGACGGCGACCACGCTCTGGGCAGCCGACGAGCACTTCTGGGAAGAGGCACACGAAGTCATGGTCAACGTGATGCTTGGCCTGGTGGTGCTGCACGTGCTCGGCGTCTTCGTGTCCAGCCGCCTGCACGGCGAGAACCTGGTCCGGGCGATGATCACCGGGCGCAAGCCGGCGCCCTGA
- a CDS encoding helix-turn-helix transcriptional regulator: protein MSNDSQVPGRAGLFLVIFGLIAILIAWDLVADHAQGVDHLHVAIELALLILSATMFAHVLRQVLRSRRKLRVLNQRLDSAQAESQRWRASYQGTLQGLSTAIQAQFGSWQLSPAESEIALLLLKGLSLKEIAALRETGERTVREQARAVYRKAGLAGRSELSAFFLEDLLLPRADQSRSKDPSHPAD, encoded by the coding sequence ATGTCGAATGACAGTCAAGTCCCCGGACGCGCCGGCCTGTTCCTGGTGATCTTCGGCCTGATCGCCATCCTCATCGCCTGGGACCTGGTCGCCGATCATGCCCAGGGCGTCGATCACCTGCACGTTGCCATCGAGCTGGCCCTGCTGATCCTGAGCGCGACCATGTTCGCCCACGTCCTGCGCCAGGTCCTGCGCAGCCGGCGCAAGCTTCGCGTATTGAACCAACGGCTGGACTCGGCTCAAGCCGAATCGCAGCGCTGGCGCGCGTCCTACCAGGGCACGCTCCAGGGCCTGAGTACTGCGATCCAGGCGCAGTTCGGGAGCTGGCAGTTGAGTCCGGCGGAATCCGAAATCGCCCTGCTGCTGCTCAAGGGACTGAGCCTGAAGGAGATCGCCGCCCTGCGCGAGACCGGCGAGCGCACGGTGCGCGAGCAGGCACGCGCGGTCTACCGCAAGGCCGGCCTGGCCGGTCGCTCTGAACTGTCCGCGTTCTTTCTGGAAGACCTGCTGCTGCCCCGCGCCGATCAGAGCCGGAGCAAGGACCCTTCACACCCCGCCGACTGA
- a CDS encoding alpha/beta hydrolase, with product MTFSKPGRWILSGLLFALLTACASTPSPDESLERLFGMGPIEQFTISSATLGRDFHVYVRLPQDYQARACDWPVVYLLDGGILFPMLSPYQLMLEIDEQAPPVVMVGISYGGLGYANGNLRSTDYTAPAPEPEYYGGAFAYQDFLAEELLPEIEGKFRVDADRSLVVGQSLGGQFTLLTALTRPELFSAYLSINPALHRNLDYFIELEPAEAASAVPLMITRSSEEMASLSQPLADWLAAWQTRGSDHLALELEWLEGHYHASSAPEAYRRAMAWWTAAGEACPP from the coding sequence ATGACGTTTTCGAAACCCGGTCGCTGGATACTCAGCGGCCTGCTGTTCGCTCTGTTGACCGCCTGCGCCAGCACGCCATCGCCAGATGAATCGTTGGAGCGATTGTTCGGCATGGGGCCGATCGAGCAGTTCACGATCAGCTCGGCCACCCTCGGGCGTGATTTCCATGTCTATGTGCGCCTGCCGCAGGACTACCAGGCGCGCGCCTGCGACTGGCCCGTGGTCTACCTCCTCGACGGCGGCATTCTCTTTCCGATGCTGAGCCCCTACCAGCTGATGCTGGAGATCGACGAGCAGGCGCCGCCGGTGGTCATGGTGGGCATCTCCTACGGCGGCCTCGGCTACGCCAACGGCAACCTGCGCTCGACGGACTACACGGCGCCGGCGCCGGAGCCCGAGTACTACGGCGGTGCCTTCGCCTATCAGGACTTCCTGGCCGAGGAGCTGCTGCCGGAGATCGAAGGGAAGTTTCGCGTCGACGCCGATCGCAGTCTTGTCGTCGGTCAGTCCCTGGGCGGGCAGTTCACCCTGCTCACGGCCCTGACTCGGCCCGAGCTGTTCTCGGCCTACCTGTCCATCAACCCGGCCCTGCACCGGAACCTCGACTACTTCATCGAACTCGAGCCCGCCGAGGCGGCGTCGGCCGTGCCCCTGATGATCACCCGTTCGTCGGAAGAAATGGCGTCCCTGAGCCAGCCCCTGGCTGACTGGCTGGCCGCCTGGCAGACTCGGGGCTCGGATCATCTCGCGCTCGAACTCGAATGGCTGGAGGGCCACTACCACGCCTCCTCCGCCCCCGAGGCCTACCGGCGCGCCATGGCCTGGTGGACGGCGGCGGGCGAGGCCTGCCCGCCCTGA
- a CDS encoding beta-class carbonic anhydrase, producing MSQILDEVLAANAAYAAEFGDKSELPLPPARRFAILTCMDARLDPAKYAGLAEGDAHVIRNAGGRASDDAIRSLVISYKLLGTREWFVIHHTDCGMELFDNDTMAELLASSLETASLSEQGWQDPGTGGGSTEGRYINWLSFKDNARSVIEDVQRIRSSPLVPADLPIHGYIYDCKSGRLVEVPEARSGVRAAA from the coding sequence ATGAGCCAGATCCTCGATGAAGTCCTCGCCGCCAATGCGGCCTACGCCGCCGAGTTCGGCGACAAGTCCGAACTGCCCCTGCCGCCGGCCCGGCGCTTCGCCATCCTGACCTGCATGGACGCGCGCCTCGACCCGGCCAAGTACGCCGGCCTGGCCGAGGGCGATGCCCACGTGATCCGTAATGCCGGCGGCCGCGCCAGCGACGACGCGATCCGATCCCTGGTGATTTCCTACAAGCTGCTGGGCACGCGCGAGTGGTTCGTGATCCATCACACGGACTGCGGTATGGAACTGTTCGACAACGACACCATGGCCGAGCTGCTCGCCAGCAGCCTGGAAACGGCGAGCCTGAGCGAGCAGGGCTGGCAGGATCCCGGCACCGGCGGCGGGTCGACGGAAGGACGCTACATCAACTGGCTGAGCTTCAAGGACAACGCTCGAAGCGTGATCGAAGACGTCCAGCGCATCCGCTCGAGCCCGCTGGTGCCCGCAGACCTCCCCATCCACGGCTACATCTATGACTGCAAGAGCGGCCGTCTGGTCGAAGTGCCCGAGGCGCGGTCCGGGGTGCGCGCCGCGGCCTGA
- the thrC gene encoding threonine synthase: MAFKPNIDRLKPMLYPSTRGHCPPVRLDEALRAGLAPDGGLYVPERIPGLEAATGIPGPDLSATAERVLAPFFADSSLAEDLPRITREALDLPLPIVEFNPGKSWMLELFHGPTAAFKDFAARFLAACLSRLRAEHEPVQTVLVATSGDTGGAVAAAFHRRPGFRVVILYPDGKVSARQAHQLGAFGDNVHCFRVQGNFDDCQRLVKRALNTPELASALALTSANSISIGRLLPQISYYAHSVSQLSAQIAQKVNLIIPTGNLGNALGAVLARAMGIPIGEIRLATNANRTLPDYFGGEDYRGRPGIATLANAMDVGDPSNFERLAWLYREADLRDSGIHAGSVTDEQIRRAIRRAWNEQGLMVCPHTACALELLRQQREVGDDRPWMVAATAHAAKFENVVEPLIEQTIEAPPALAALLERPSHAEDLEPDEDALATRLRALA; this comes from the coding sequence ATGGCCTTCAAGCCGAACATCGATCGTCTCAAGCCCATGCTCTACCCCAGCACCCGAGGACACTGCCCGCCCGTCCGCCTCGATGAGGCCCTGCGCGCCGGACTCGCCCCCGATGGCGGTCTGTATGTACCCGAGCGCATTCCCGGCCTGGAGGCGGCAACGGGCATTCCCGGGCCGGACCTTTCGGCCACGGCAGAACGCGTTCTGGCGCCGTTCTTTGCCGACAGCTCGCTCGCCGAGGATCTGCCCCGGATCACCCGCGAGGCCCTCGACCTGCCCTTGCCGATCGTCGAATTCAATCCGGGCAAGAGCTGGATGCTGGAGTTGTTCCATGGTCCGACGGCGGCGTTCAAGGATTTCGCGGCACGCTTCCTCGCCGCCTGTCTGAGCCGATTGAGAGCAGAACACGAGCCGGTGCAGACCGTCCTTGTCGCCACCTCCGGCGACACGGGCGGCGCCGTGGCCGCCGCCTTCCACCGCCGACCCGGCTTCCGGGTCGTGATCCTCTACCCCGACGGCAAGGTGTCGGCGCGCCAGGCGCACCAGCTCGGCGCCTTCGGCGACAACGTGCACTGCTTTCGGGTGCAGGGCAACTTCGACGACTGCCAGCGCCTGGTCAAGCGCGCCCTGAACACGCCCGAGCTGGCCTCGGCCCTGGCCCTGACCTCGGCCAATTCGATCTCCATCGGCCGCCTCCTGCCCCAGATCAGCTACTACGCTCACAGCGTCAGCCAGCTGTCGGCGCAGATCGCTCAGAAGGTCAACCTCATCATCCCCACGGGCAACCTGGGCAACGCCCTCGGCGCGGTGCTGGCACGGGCCATGGGCATTCCGATCGGCGAGATCCGCCTGGCCACGAATGCCAATCGCACCCTGCCCGACTATTTCGGTGGCGAGGACTATCGCGGCCGGCCCGGCATCGCCACCCTGGCCAATGCCATGGACGTCGGCGACCCGTCCAACTTCGAGCGCCTGGCCTGGCTGTACCGCGAGGCGGACCTGCGCGACAGCGGCATCCACGCCGGAAGCGTGACTGACGAGCAGATCCGCCGCGCGATCCGGCGAGCCTGGAACGAGCAGGGCCTGATGGTCTGCCCGCACACGGCCTGCGCCCTGGAACTGCTCAGACAGCAGCGAGAAGTCGGCGACGATCGACCGTGGATGGTCGCGGCCACGGCGCACGCGGCCAAGTTCGAGAACGTCGTCGAGCCCCTGATCGAGCAGACCATCGAAGCGCCGCCGGCCCTGGCGGCGCTGCTCGAACGTCCAAGCCATGCGGAGGACCTGGAGCCGGACGAGGACGCGCTGGCCACGCGCCTGCGCGCGCTCGCCTGA
- a CDS encoding alpha/beta hydrolase, with amino-acid sequence MYRILSALLLLNCAAALADRPAEAVVLDRPDAELYGSLYWPEGAGQAVILHAGSGPTDRHGNQPGMQNDSLRLLARGLVAEGIAVLAIDKRFAGESRTSLSEAEIRPSVYVEDLRAWVDWLHARNAQLRIHLLGHSEGALFAKAAAMRSEVASVISLAGAGRPAGVILREQTEGRRPGEIGVEFERVLSSLESGQRVDEVSPLLQALFRPSIQPYLIEWLAIDPAALAAGLDVPLLVIGGSSDIQVGRADFDALAAHADRAEWIDGMNHVLKAVEGALPAQLPSYTDPSLPLHEALLPLIADWIEGPVVE; translated from the coding sequence ATGTACAGAATCCTTTCCGCCCTGCTGCTCCTGAACTGCGCCGCGGCGCTGGCCGATCGTCCCGCCGAGGCCGTGGTGCTCGATCGTCCCGACGCCGAGCTGTACGGCAGTCTCTACTGGCCCGAAGGTGCTGGACAGGCGGTGATTCTGCACGCCGGCAGCGGGCCGACGGATCGACACGGCAATCAGCCCGGCATGCAGAACGACAGCCTGCGCTTGTTGGCCCGGGGCCTGGTGGCCGAAGGCATCGCCGTGCTGGCCATCGACAAGCGTTTTGCCGGCGAGAGCCGAACGTCGCTCAGCGAGGCGGAGATTCGGCCCTCGGTCTACGTCGAGGACCTGCGGGCCTGGGTCGACTGGCTGCATGCGCGCAACGCCCAGCTTCGCATTCATCTCCTGGGCCATAGCGAAGGTGCCCTGTTCGCCAAGGCCGCCGCCATGCGTTCCGAGGTGGCCAGCGTCATCAGTCTGGCCGGGGCCGGGCGGCCCGCGGGCGTGATCCTGCGTGAGCAGACCGAGGGTCGTCGACCCGGCGAGATCGGCGTCGAGTTCGAGCGTGTCCTGTCCTCGCTGGAATCCGGGCAGCGCGTCGACGAGGTCTCGCCGCTGCTGCAGGCCCTGTTCCGGCCCTCGATCCAGCCCTACCTGATCGAGTGGCTGGCGATCGATCCGGCAGCGCTGGCGGCCGGGCTCGACGTGCCGCTGCTGGTCATCGGCGGCAGCAGCGACATCCAGGTCGGTCGGGCGGATTTCGACGCTCTGGCCGCCCATGCGGACCGCGCCGAGTGGATCGACGGCATGAACCACGTGCTCAAGGCCGTCGAAGGGGCCTTGCCGGCGCAGCTGCCCAGCTACACGGATCCCTCGCTGCCGCTGCATGAGGCGCTGCTGCCGTTGATCGCCGACTGGATCGAAGGGCCGGTGGTGGAGTAG
- a CDS encoding DUF2089 domain-containing protein: MKRTPSKCPSCDSELAVTELRCLDCQTAVSGHYRLPPLLRLDPSDQEFVEAFVLSSGSLKAMAGQLGVSYPTVRNRLNDIIEQIRKESET, translated from the coding sequence ATGAAACGCACACCATCGAAATGCCCTTCCTGCGACAGCGAGCTGGCCGTCACCGAACTCCGCTGCCTCGACTGCCAGACCGCCGTCAGCGGCCACTATCGCCTGCCTCCCCTGCTACGACTCGACCCGTCGGATCAGGAATTCGTCGAGGCCTTCGTCCTGAGCTCCGGCAGCCTGAAGGCCATGGCCGGACAGCTGGGCGTCAGCTACCCGACCGTTCGCAACCGCCTCAATGACATCATCGAGCAGATTCGGAAGGAGTCCGAGACATGA
- a CDS encoding NnrU family protein, with protein sequence MTILIVGLILFLGTHSIRIVAEPLRARLVGSMGEGAYKGLYSLLALAGLVLIVIGYGQARMEPVVLYQPPTFLRHMNMLLMLIVFPALLASHLPGRVQSALKHPLLVAVKAWALGHLLVNGMLADVLLFGGFLAWAVVDRISIKRRSTPSRSPQLPAGRFNDPIVIVGGLGLYVAFAFWLHPILIGVPAVG encoded by the coding sequence ATGACCATCCTGATCGTCGGCCTGATCCTGTTTCTCGGCACCCATTCGATCCGCATCGTCGCCGAGCCGCTCCGAGCCCGCCTGGTCGGATCCATGGGAGAGGGCGCCTACAAGGGCCTGTACAGTCTGCTCGCCCTGGCCGGGCTGGTCCTGATCGTGATCGGCTACGGGCAGGCCAGGATGGAGCCGGTGGTGCTCTACCAGCCGCCGACCTTCCTGCGCCACATGAACATGCTGCTGATGCTGATCGTCTTTCCGGCGCTGTTGGCCTCGCACCTGCCGGGTCGGGTGCAGAGCGCGCTGAAGCATCCCCTGCTCGTGGCGGTCAAGGCCTGGGCGCTCGGGCATCTACTGGTCAACGGAATGCTGGCCGACGTGCTGCTGTTCGGCGGTTTTCTGGCCTGGGCGGTGGTCGATCGGATCTCGATCAAGCGTCGTTCCACGCCGAGCCGCTCGCCGCAGCTGCCGGCCGGGCGCTTCAACGATCCGATCGTCATCGTCGGCGGTCTCGGCCTGTACGTTGCCTTCGCGTTCTGGCTGCACCCGATCCTGATCGGGGTGCCGGCGGTGGGCTGA
- the hutU gene encoding urocanate hydratase — MSQASPAPASAPVIRAPHGSQLSCQGWHQEAALRMLMNNLDPDVAERPQDLIVYGGTGKAARNWDCYHAIVATLKRLKNDETLLIQSGKPVGVVRTHDEAPRVLIANSNLVPRWGNWDVFRDLEDRGLTMYGQMTAGSWIYIGSQGIVQGTYETFAELARQHFGGSLEGKLTVTAGLGGMGGAQPLAVTMNNGNCLAVEVDEWRIDRRVETGYCDAKAKSLDAALDLIDQASGPISVGLLGNIAEVLPEMLARGIIPDALTDQTSAHDLRQGYIPMGYSLDEAAALRESDPKTYDEKVLDSMVVHVETMLEMQKRGAITFDYGNNLRGQVADHRGMANAFDFPGFVPAYIRPLFCRGAGPFRWAALSGNPADIAATDRAILELFPEKEHLHRWIRQAQEKIHFQGLPARICWLEYGERAEAGEKFNWLVEKGKVDAPIVIGRDHLDCGSVASPNRETEAMKDGSDAIADWPILNALVNTACGASWVSVHHGGGVGIGYSLHAGMVSLADGTKSGYERLERVLTADPGMGVFRHVDAGYDEAIETARERGVDVPMLRG, encoded by the coding sequence ATGAGCCAAGCATCCCCCGCGCCCGCCAGCGCCCCCGTCATCCGCGCCCCGCACGGCAGCCAGCTCAGCTGCCAGGGCTGGCACCAGGAAGCGGCGCTGCGCATGCTGATGAACAATCTCGATCCGGACGTGGCCGAGCGCCCGCAGGATCTGATCGTCTACGGCGGCACGGGCAAGGCCGCGCGAAACTGGGACTGCTACCACGCCATCGTCGCGACCCTGAAGCGGCTCAAGAACGACGAGACCCTGCTGATCCAGTCCGGCAAGCCGGTCGGCGTGGTTCGCACCCATGATGAGGCCCCCCGGGTCCTGATCGCCAACTCCAACCTCGTTCCGCGCTGGGGCAACTGGGACGTGTTTCGCGATCTCGAAGACCGCGGCCTGACCATGTACGGGCAGATGACCGCCGGCTCCTGGATCTACATCGGCTCCCAGGGCATCGTCCAGGGCACCTACGAGACCTTTGCGGAGCTGGCCCGCCAACACTTCGGCGGCTCCCTGGAAGGCAAGCTCACGGTCACCGCCGGCCTCGGCGGGATGGGCGGTGCCCAGCCCCTGGCCGTGACCATGAACAACGGCAACTGCCTGGCCGTTGAAGTCGATGAATGGCGCATCGATCGCCGCGTCGAGACGGGCTACTGCGACGCCAAGGCGAAAAGCCTGGACGCAGCCCTCGATCTGATCGACCAGGCTTCGGGCCCGATCTCCGTCGGCCTGCTCGGTAACATCGCCGAGGTCCTGCCCGAGATGCTCGCACGCGGCATCATCCCGGATGCACTCACCGACCAGACCTCGGCGCACGACCTTCGCCAGGGCTACATTCCCATGGGCTATTCCCTGGACGAGGCGGCCGCCCTGCGTGAGTCCGACCCGAAGACCTACGACGAGAAGGTCCTCGACTCCATGGTCGTGCACGTCGAGACGATGCTCGAGATGCAGAAGCGCGGCGCGATCACCTTCGACTACGGCAACAACCTCCGCGGCCAGGTGGCCGACCACCGTGGCATGGCCAATGCCTTCGACTTCCCCGGCTTCGTGCCCGCCTACATCCGGCCGCTGTTCTGCCGCGGCGCCGGCCCCTTCCGCTGGGCGGCCCTGTCGGGCAACCCGGCGGATATCGCGGCCACCGACCGGGCCATCCTCGAACTGTTCCCGGAAAAGGAGCACCTGCACCGCTGGATTCGTCAGGCCCAGGAGAAGATCCACTTCCAGGGCCTGCCGGCCCGCATCTGCTGGCTGGAGTACGGCGAGCGCGCCGAAGCCGGCGAGAAATTCAACTGGCTGGTCGAAAAGGGTAAGGTCGACGCGCCCATCGTGATCGGCCGCGACCATCTCGACTGCGGTTCCGTGGCCTCGCCGAATCGTGAAACCGAGGCCATGAAGGACGGCTCCGATGCGATCGCCGACTGGCCGATCCTCAATGCCCTGGTCAATACGGCCTGCGGCGCCAGCTGGGTATCGGTCCACCATGGCGGCGGCGTCGGCATCGGCTACTCCCTGCACGCCGGCATGGTCAGCCTGGCCGACGGCACGAAGTCCGGCTACGAGCGTCTCGAACGCGTCCTGACCGCCGACCCGGGCATGGGCGTCTTCCGCCACGTCGACGCCGGCTATGACGAAGCCATCGAGACCGCGCGGGAACGGGGTGTCGACGTGCCGATGCTGCGAGGCTGA